From Roseovarius nanhaiticus, one genomic window encodes:
- a CDS encoding choline ABC transporter substrate-binding protein → MKCMLATTALAITAASSVAAAGCEEVTFSDVGWTDITATTAAASVVVRALGYDTETKVLSVPVTYKSLEAGDIDVFLGNWMPTMEADIAPYRDAGTVDTVRTNLEGAKYTLAANKVAADLGITSFDAIAEHKDALDGKIYGIEPGNDGNRLIQTMIEENAFGLEGFEVAESSEQGMLAQVARADRKEEPVVFLGWEPHPMNANFELTYLIGGDDYFGPDLGGATVRTNTRAGYVEECPNIGKLLENMEFTLAMENEIMGAILDDGKDPEDAASEWLKANPGMLDTWLDGVTTMDGGDAMAAVDAAIK, encoded by the coding sequence ATGAAATGCATGCTAGCAACCACCGCACTGGCCATCACCGCCGCCTCATCCGTGGCAGCCGCCGGGTGCGAAGAGGTCACATTCTCCGATGTCGGCTGGACCGACATCACCGCCACCACCGCAGCCGCCAGCGTTGTCGTGCGCGCGCTGGGCTATGACACCGAAACCAAAGTCCTGTCGGTGCCCGTCACCTACAAGTCGCTGGAGGCGGGCGATATCGACGTATTCCTGGGCAACTGGATGCCGACAATGGAGGCCGACATCGCGCCTTACCGCGATGCGGGCACGGTCGATACCGTGCGCACCAATCTGGAGGGCGCGAAATACACGCTCGCCGCAAACAAGGTGGCCGCCGATCTGGGCATCACCAGCTTTGACGCGATCGCCGAGCACAAGGACGCGCTGGACGGCAAGATCTATGGCATCGAGCCGGGCAATGACGGCAATCGACTGATCCAGACGATGATCGAGGAGAATGCGTTTGGTCTCGAAGGGTTCGAAGTCGCCGAAAGCTCGGAGCAGGGGATGCTGGCGCAGGTCGCGCGCGCGGACCGCAAGGAAGAGCCGGTGGTGTTCCTCGGTTGGGAGCCGCATCCGATGAACGCCAATTTCGAGCTGACGTACCTGATCGGGGGCGATGACTACTTTGGCCCTGATCTGGGCGGCGCGACTGTCCGCACCAATACCCGCGCAGGCTATGTCGAGGAATGCCCCAACATCGGCAAGCTGCTGGAAAACATGGAATTCACCCTCGCCATGGAGAACGAAATCATGGGCGCGATCCTCGATGACGGCAAGGATCCCGAAGACGCCGCCAGTGAGTGGCTCAAGGCCAATCCGGGCATGCTGGACACATGGCTGGACGGTGTGACCACGATGGATGGCGGCGACGCGATGGCTGCGGTAGACGCGGCGATCAAATAG
- the choW gene encoding choline ABC transporter permease subunit has product MDWLTDHKIPIATVAEDALEWLQINGAVFFDGLALAMERLIDAILWVLQTPHPLIIVAAFAALTWALHRNWKTVAFIVLGFLFILNQGYWEETTESLTLVLSACLVCMGVGVPIGIAAAHRPRLYRTLRPVLDLMQTLPPFVYLIPAIVFFGIGMVPGLIATVIFVLPAPIRLTQLGISSTPASLLEAAQAFGAKPRQTLWKIELPYALPQIMAGLNQTIMLSLSMVVIAALVGADGLGVPVVRALNRVDSGLGFESGLIIVVVAIMLDRMLRLKSK; this is encoded by the coding sequence ATGGATTGGCTGACAGACCACAAGATCCCCATCGCCACCGTGGCCGAGGACGCGCTCGAGTGGCTTCAGATCAACGGTGCGGTCTTCTTTGACGGCCTTGCGCTGGCGATGGAGCGCTTGATCGATGCCATATTGTGGGTGCTGCAAACGCCGCATCCCCTCATCATCGTGGCCGCGTTCGCGGCGCTGACCTGGGCGTTGCATCGCAACTGGAAAACCGTTGCATTCATCGTTCTGGGTTTCCTCTTTATCCTCAATCAGGGCTATTGGGAGGAGACCACCGAAAGCCTGACCCTGGTGCTCTCGGCCTGCCTCGTCTGCATGGGCGTGGGCGTGCCGATCGGCATTGCCGCGGCGCATCGCCCGCGTCTCTATCGCACGCTGCGCCCCGTGCTTGATCTGATGCAGACGCTGCCGCCCTTCGTCTATCTGATCCCGGCGATCGTGTTTTTCGGTATCGGCATGGTGCCGGGCCTGATCGCAACGGTCATTTTCGTTCTGCCCGCCCCCATACGCCTGACACAGCTGGGGATTTCATCGACGCCGGCCTCCCTCTTGGAGGCGGCGCAGGCCTTCGGGGCCAAACCCCGCCAGACCTTGTGGAAAATCGAACTGCCCTATGCCCTGCCACAAATCATGGCGGGACTGAATCAGACGATCATGCTGTCGCTGTCGATGGTGGTCATCGCCGCCCTGGTGGGCGCGGACGGGCTGGGCGTGCCCGTGGTCCGGGCGCTGAACCGGGTGGATAGCGGACTGGGCTTTGAATCCGGTCTGATCATCGTGGTGGTCGCCATCATGCTAGACCGGATGCTGAGGCTGAAGAGCAAATGA
- a CDS encoding TRAP transporter substrate-binding protein, which produces MDRRSFIRAGAIGTAATALAAPAIAQGNITWRMVTTWPKNFPGLGVGAQRLADRITAASGGRLTIQVYSAGELVPPLQSLDAVIDGTAEMSHGAAYYWQNKSTALSFFTGVPYGMTTAELGAWVRFMGGQEIWDEIYDQFGVQGFLSGNTGNQTGGWFREELTGLADIQGKRFRTPGLGGRVWEKMGATVTNMAGGEIFQALQSGTLDAAEFVGPYNDLALGFHQVAKHYYLSSFVEPGLATEIVVDKAKYQELPDDLQALVRDVAQAEYEMVSSDFIANDPRALQTLINDHGVQVHQFPDDIMEAGAKGAKELIEELRADSDPLVQKTTESYIEALKLVRSRTEQIDMPYQQARKSYFDL; this is translated from the coding sequence ATGGATCGTCGTTCCTTTATCCGCGCAGGCGCCATCGGCACCGCCGCGACAGCCCTGGCCGCACCGGCCATCGCGCAGGGCAATATCACCTGGCGCATGGTCACCACATGGCCCAAGAATTTCCCCGGTCTGGGTGTCGGCGCGCAGCGTCTGGCCGACCGGATCACCGCCGCCTCGGGCGGGCGACTGACCATTCAGGTCTACTCCGCCGGCGAGCTTGTCCCGCCCCTGCAGAGCCTTGACGCCGTCATCGACGGCACCGCCGAAATGAGCCACGGCGCGGCGTATTACTGGCAGAACAAGTCGACCGCGCTGTCGTTCTTTACCGGTGTCCCCTACGGCATGACCACGGCCGAGCTGGGCGCCTGGGTCCGGTTCATGGGCGGGCAGGAGATCTGGGACGAGATCTATGACCAGTTCGGCGTTCAGGGCTTTTTGTCGGGTAACACCGGCAACCAGACCGGCGGTTGGTTCCGCGAAGAGCTGACCGGCCTTGCCGACATCCAGGGCAAGCGTTTCCGCACCCCCGGCCTCGGTGGCCGCGTGTGGGAGAAGATGGGCGCGACCGTGACCAACATGGCGGGCGGCGAGATTTTCCAGGCGCTGCAATCGGGCACGCTCGATGCCGCCGAATTCGTCGGCCCCTACAATGACCTCGCGCTGGGCTTTCACCAGGTGGCCAAGCATTATTACCTGTCCAGCTTCGTCGAGCCGGGTCTCGCCACCGAGATCGTCGTCGACAAGGCCAAGTATCAGGAGCTGCCGGACGACTTGCAGGCGCTGGTACGCGATGTGGCGCAGGCCGAGTACGAGATGGTGTCGTCTGACTTCATCGCGAACGACCCGCGCGCGCTGCAGACGCTGATCAACGATCACGGCGTTCAGGTGCATCAGTTCCCCGACGACATCATGGAAGCGGGTGCCAAGGGCGCGAAAGAGCTGATCGAAGAGCTGCGCGCCGACAGCGATCCGCTGGTGCAGAAAACGACAGAAAGCTACATCGAAGCGCTCAAATTGGTCCGCTCGCGCACCGAGCAGATCGACATGCCTTACCAGCAAGCCCGCAAGAGCTATTTCGATCTCTGA
- a CDS encoding TRAP transporter small permease subunit — MRLIAGIAGVICWINWIIGQVFSWLSLGIVLVCFTVVVQRYVFAISYVWMQDLYIWLSGAMFTAVAGFALMRDDHVRVDIFYRPATVRRRALVDLVGALIFLLPFTAVVYVYSMPFVQRAWSYTEGSANVGGMPGLYILKTFIIAFAALLALQGIAMICRSILIFGGRSDLVPRRIQYPVSANDAAAAAIEGSH; from the coding sequence ATGCGATTGATCGCCGGGATTGCTGGTGTCATCTGCTGGATCAACTGGATCATCGGGCAGGTGTTCTCATGGCTGAGCCTAGGGATTGTGCTGGTCTGCTTTACCGTCGTTGTGCAGCGCTATGTCTTTGCCATCAGCTATGTCTGGATGCAGGACCTTTATATCTGGCTTAGCGGCGCGATGTTCACCGCCGTCGCCGGATTTGCGCTGATGCGCGACGACCATGTGCGCGTCGATATCTTTTACCGCCCCGCCACGGTGCGGCGCCGCGCGCTGGTCGATCTGGTGGGCGCGCTGATCTTTTTGCTGCCTTTCACCGCGGTCGTCTATGTATACTCGATGCCCTTCGTGCAGCGCGCCTGGTCCTATACCGAAGGCTCGGCAAATGTCGGGGGCATGCCAGGCCTCTACATCCTCAAGACGTTCATCATCGCCTTTGCGGCCCTTTTGGCGCTGCAGGGCATCGCGATGATCTGCCGGTCGATCCTGATCTTCGGCGGGCGCAGCGATCTTGTGCCGCGCCGCATTCAATACCCGGTCAGCGCGAATGACGCCGCGGCCGCAGCCATCGAGGGATCGCACTGA
- a CDS encoding TRAP transporter large permease, which translates to MDPILIGEILAGLMFFGIIGFLLMGFPVAFTLAGVSLMFGLVGYWLGVFDPSNFGALPNRYIGFMTNEVLVAVPLFIFMGVMLERSRIAEQLLLTMGKLFGNLRGGLGISVILVGAMLAASTGVVGATVVTMGLISLPAMLRAGYDPKLSTGVICASGTLGQIVPPSTVLIFMGDMLSGINSQVQMEKGNFAPTPVSVGDLFAGALLPGFLLVGLYLAYTIFKAITDPASCPATPVPAEEKGNLMGEVFSALLPPMLLILAVLGSILGGIATPTEAASVGAVGAMVLAAMRWRLNLTILRETVIATATITSMVFIVLLGASVFSVVFRLMGGDNLVHEFLSTLPGGTLTAVAMVMAIMFFLGFILDTFEIIFIVIPITAPVLLMMDVDPVWLGVIVGVNLQTSFLTPPFGFALFYLRGVAPPDLPTSAIYKGILPFVGLQILAIAILFAFPAIVTWLPRLIAG; encoded by the coding sequence ATGGACCCCATTCTGATCGGCGAAATCCTCGCCGGGCTCATGTTCTTTGGCATCATCGGCTTCTTGCTCATGGGCTTTCCCGTCGCCTTCACGCTGGCAGGCGTGTCGCTGATGTTCGGCCTGGTGGGCTATTGGCTGGGCGTTTTCGATCCCTCGAACTTCGGCGCGCTGCCCAATCGCTATATCGGCTTCATGACCAACGAGGTGCTGGTGGCCGTGCCACTCTTCATCTTCATGGGGGTCATGCTGGAGCGATCGCGTATCGCCGAGCAACTGCTGCTGACCATGGGCAAGCTCTTTGGCAATTTGCGCGGCGGCCTTGGCATTTCCGTTATCCTTGTGGGCGCCATGCTGGCGGCTTCCACGGGCGTCGTGGGCGCCACGGTGGTCACGATGGGCCTCATCTCGCTGCCCGCGATGCTGCGCGCGGGCTACGACCCCAAGCTCAGCACCGGCGTCATCTGTGCCAGCGGCACGCTGGGCCAGATCGTGCCGCCCTCCACCGTTCTCATCTTCATGGGCGACATGCTGTCGGGCATCAACTCTCAGGTGCAGATGGAGAAGGGCAACTTCGCGCCCACGCCGGTATCGGTCGGCGACCTTTTCGCGGGCGCGCTCCTGCCCGGTTTCCTGCTGGTTGGCCTCTACCTCGCGTACACGATCTTCAAGGCCATCACCGATCCCGCCTCCTGCCCTGCCACCCCGGTGCCCGCCGAGGAAAAGGGCAACCTCATGGGCGAGGTCTTCTCGGCCCTCTTGCCACCCATGCTGCTGATCCTCGCGGTCCTCGGCTCGATCCTGGGCGGCATCGCCACCCCGACCGAGGCCGCGTCCGTGGGCGCCGTGGGTGCGATGGTGCTGGCGGCCATGCGCTGGCGGCTAAATCTGACGATCCTGCGCGAGACGGTTATCGCCACCGCGACGATTACCTCGATGGTGTTTATCGTCCTCTTGGGGGCATCAGTCTTCTCGGTTGTCTTCCGCCTGATGGGCGGCGACAACCTGGTGCATGAATTCCTCAGCACCTTGCCCGGCGGCACGCTGACCGCGGTGGCTATGGTGATGGCGATCATGTTCTTCCTCGGGTTCATCCTCGACACGTTCGAGATCATCTTTATCGTGATCCCGATCACCGCGCCCGTCCTTCTGATGATGGACGTGGACCCGGTGTGGCTGGGCGTGATCGTGGGCGTGAACCTGCAGACATCCTTTCTGACGCCGCCCTTCGGCTTTGCCCTTTTCTACCTGCGCGGCGTAGCCCCGCCCGACCTGCCGACCTCGGCGATCTACAAGGGCATCCTGCCCTTCGTAGGGCTACAGATCCTTGCGATTGCGATCCTCTTCGCGTTCCCGGCGATCGTGACATGGCTGCCGAGGCTTATCGCGGGATAG
- a CDS encoding energy-coupling factor ABC transporter ATP-binding protein — protein MGVTLDIENVSLTLDGRAILRGVTLRGDEARIGIVGRNGSGKSTLARVIAGLQSVDTGRVRIGGIDVARDRRGAIRTVGILFQNPDHQIIFPTVDEEIAFGLRQLGQSKTEAAEGVRAILARFGKAHWAGAAIHPLSQGQKQLVCLMSILAMRPALIVLDEPLSGLDIPTRMQLMRYLDRAEAQLIHISHDPELLAGYDRALWITDGQIAEDGVPDRVLPAFTAEMQRLGGMDDIADLAG, from the coding sequence TTGGGCGTCACACTGGACATCGAGAACGTATCGCTGACGCTGGACGGGCGGGCGATCCTGCGGGGTGTCACGCTGCGCGGAGATGAGGCGCGCATCGGTATCGTTGGGCGCAACGGATCGGGCAAGAGCACGCTGGCGCGAGTTATCGCGGGGTTGCAGTCGGTCGATACGGGCCGGGTGCGCATTGGCGGCATCGACGTGGCGCGCGACCGGCGCGGGGCCATACGGACCGTTGGCATCCTTTTTCAGAACCCGGACCATCAGATCATCTTTCCCACGGTGGACGAGGAAATCGCCTTTGGCCTGCGCCAACTGGGCCAGTCTAAAACCGAGGCCGCCGAGGGCGTGCGCGCCATCCTCGCACGTTTCGGCAAGGCGCATTGGGCGGGCGCGGCGATTCATCCGCTGAGCCAAGGGCAGAAACAGCTGGTTTGCCTCATGTCGATCCTTGCGATGCGCCCCGCGCTGATCGTCCTGGACGAGCCCTTGTCGGGCCTCGACATCCCCACGCGGATGCAGCTGATGCGCTATCTGGACAGGGCCGAGGCGCAGCTGATCCATATCTCGCACGACCCCGAGCTTTTGGCGGGCTATGACCGTGCCCTTTGGATCACGGACGGGCAGATTGCTGAGGACGGCGTGCCGGATCGCGTGCTGCCCGCGTTCACCGCTGAAATGCAGCGGCTGGGAGGGATGGATGATATCGCTGACCTCGCCGGTTGA
- a CDS encoding sugar-transfer associated ATP-grasp domain-containing protein, protein MLDQAHPETEKILTDRRLVKYKPFAKLVEAAAREQKIGAGRIFREIVGLTARKAGLTADEYFAYRVYRADLSRTEKREFVGARGSFELNRKLSPPGLTQMRGFLGDKFGFPALLQQTGLPTTEIQAAFTTDRFIGSLPALKNATDIVSFLSETAKFPLFGKPVKGAQALGTIRIDAVDAASDIAKLHDGRVVAISALSEEIVRDFPDGYLFQSVVEQHPVLTETAGEILATMRMVTVIEDTAPTLLYALWKMPSPKAMSDNFWQDGSMLSWLNVVTGQVERCVTGGGSDQKEISIHPVSGKDLLQMRMPHWAEATDLVKKAHALFPVNGCLGWDVAIGKDGPLIVECNTNPGHDFYQIGTGRGALNPEMQAVFSRVIARNKAMIASLTKRKYKIGR, encoded by the coding sequence ATGCTGGACCAAGCTCACCCAGAGACCGAAAAGATCCTGACGGATCGACGATTGGTCAAGTACAAGCCCTTTGCCAAACTCGTGGAGGCCGCAGCACGAGAGCAAAAGATTGGCGCCGGCCGCATTTTCCGCGAAATCGTCGGCCTGACCGCCCGCAAGGCAGGCCTGACAGCGGACGAGTATTTCGCCTATCGAGTCTATCGAGCGGATCTCAGCCGCACCGAAAAGCGCGAATTCGTCGGCGCGCGGGGAAGTTTCGAGCTCAACCGCAAACTCTCGCCTCCCGGTCTGACCCAGATGCGGGGTTTTCTGGGGGACAAGTTCGGCTTCCCGGCGCTGCTACAACAGACCGGCCTTCCCACTACGGAGATCCAGGCGGCCTTCACGACCGACCGCTTCATCGGATCATTGCCGGCCTTGAAAAATGCCACCGACATCGTCTCATTCTTGAGCGAGACTGCAAAATTCCCACTGTTCGGCAAACCCGTCAAAGGCGCTCAGGCACTAGGAACGATCCGCATTGATGCGGTCGATGCCGCGTCCGATATCGCAAAGCTGCACGATGGACGTGTGGTGGCCATCAGCGCGCTGTCCGAGGAGATCGTCAGGGATTTTCCAGATGGTTATCTGTTCCAGTCCGTCGTGGAGCAGCACCCTGTTCTCACGGAGACTGCGGGGGAAATCCTTGCCACGATGCGGATGGTGACCGTGATTGAAGATACAGCGCCAACCTTGCTGTATGCTCTTTGGAAAATGCCGTCACCCAAGGCGATGTCGGACAATTTCTGGCAAGACGGCAGCATGCTGTCGTGGCTCAACGTCGTGACCGGCCAAGTCGAGCGGTGCGTCACCGGCGGCGGCTCCGATCAAAAAGAAATTTCCATCCATCCCGTCTCAGGCAAGGACTTGCTGCAGATGCGCATGCCGCATTGGGCAGAAGCGACGGACCTCGTGAAAAAGGCCCACGCATTGTTTCCGGTAAATGGCTGCCTTGGCTGGGATGTCGCTATCGGCAAGGACGGCCCGCTCATCGTTGAATGCAACACGAACCCGGGCCACGATTTTTATCAGATCGGCACAGGACGCGGCGCGCTCAACCCCGAAATGCAGGCCGTGTTTTCCCGCGTGATCGCACGAAACAAAGCCATGATAGCGAGCCTGACCAAGCGCAAATACAAAATCGGGCGTTGA
- a CDS encoding biotin transporter BioY — translation MERNIALVALFAALIAALGVIPQVTLPFGVPITAQSLGVMLCGTVLGAKRGTLAVLLFMLLVCLGLPLLSGGRGGLGVIVSPTGGFFLAFPVAAFVAGLITQSWRSVPLAVSAGIAAVAGGLVLYAFGIVGLAQVLGKSLGEAALLVTAFIPGDAIKAVLAGLITSALYRARPRAVLSRA, via the coding sequence ATGGAACGCAACATTGCCCTCGTCGCGCTTTTCGCCGCATTGATCGCCGCGCTGGGCGTCATCCCGCAAGTCACGCTGCCCTTCGGCGTGCCGATCACGGCGCAATCCCTGGGCGTCATGCTCTGCGGGACGGTTCTGGGTGCGAAACGCGGCACGCTTGCGGTGCTTCTCTTCATGCTGCTGGTCTGCCTTGGCTTGCCGCTTTTGTCGGGCGGACGCGGAGGCCTTGGCGTGATCGTGTCGCCCACGGGCGGATTTTTCCTGGCATTTCCGGTGGCTGCCTTCGTTGCGGGCCTCATCACGCAAAGCTGGCGCAGCGTGCCTCTGGCCGTATCGGCGGGCATCGCGGCGGTGGCGGGCGGCCTTGTTCTTTATGCCTTCGGCATTGTCGGACTGGCGCAGGTTCTGGGCAAATCGCTGGGCGAGGCGGCGCTATTGGTAACGGCGTTCATCCCCGGTGACGCGATCAAGGCGGTGCTGGCGGGGCTCATTACTTCGGCGCTTTACCGGGCGCGGCCAAGGGCGGTGCTGTCACGCGCCTGA
- a CDS encoding energy-coupling factor transporter transmembrane component T family protein yields MISLTSPVETRAHGWPAGAKLAALCLATMGLFAMDSVVGHLAACAVMLALYAAPGRVFFRSGMARLRVLWPFFVIIALWHVVTATPAEGAIIALRLVTAVGLANLVTMTTRLSDMIGVVRWLAAPLRRFGIETRGLELGIALVIRFTPMLAGKGTQLARAWRARSPRRPGWRIVTPFALCAIDDAEHVADALRARGGV; encoded by the coding sequence ATGATATCGCTGACCTCGCCGGTTGAGACGCGCGCGCATGGCTGGCCTGCCGGTGCCAAGCTGGCGGCGCTTTGCCTTGCCACCATGGGCCTTTTCGCAATGGACAGTGTGGTGGGGCATCTGGCCGCCTGCGCCGTGATGCTAGCGCTTTATGCGGCGCCGGGACGCGTGTTTTTCCGCAGCGGCATGGCGCGGCTGCGGGTGCTCTGGCCCTTCTTTGTCATCATCGCGCTTTGGCATGTGGTCACGGCAACGCCCGCAGAGGGGGCAATCATCGCGCTCCGCCTCGTGACGGCGGTGGGGCTTGCGAACCTCGTGACGATGACAACGCGGCTGTCGGACATGATCGGCGTGGTGCGCTGGCTGGCCGCACCGCTGCGCCGCTTCGGGATCGAGACGCGCGGCCTCGAGCTGGGGATCGCGCTGGTGATCCGGTTTACCCCGATGCTGGCGGGCAAGGGGACGCAGCTGGCCCGCGCTTGGCGCGCCCGCTCGCCCCGCAGGCCGGGCTGGCGCATCGTGACGCCCTTTGCCCTGTGCGCCATCGACGATGCCGAGCATGTGGCCGATGCGCTGCGGGCGCGCGGCGGCGTTTAG
- a CDS encoding YaeQ family protein, whose translation MAQNSTIYKVELSVSDMDRHYYEVHKLTVAKHPSETDERLMLRIVAFALNAHEHLELTKGLSTDSEPDIWQKSLSGEIDVWVALGLPSEKVLRQSCSKAAKVIVYPYGGRTAEVWWDKVKSGTTRFDNLQVVNFSETDAAALAKMASRAMKVQVNIQDAEVMVSVNEDTIYVTPDIWKGAA comes from the coding sequence ATGGCTCAGAATTCCACCATCTATAAAGTCGAGCTGTCGGTTTCTGACATGGATCGCCACTATTACGAGGTCCACAAACTGACGGTCGCCAAGCATCCGTCCGAGACCGATGAGCGGTTGATGCTGCGTATTGTTGCCTTCGCCCTGAATGCCCATGAACACCTGGAATTGACAAAAGGACTGTCGACAGACAGCGAGCCCGACATCTGGCAAAAGAGCCTCAGCGGAGAGATCGACGTTTGGGTGGCCCTCGGGCTTCCCAGTGAGAAGGTCTTGCGCCAATCCTGCAGCAAAGCGGCAAAGGTGATTGTCTATCCCTACGGTGGCAGGACCGCAGAAGTTTGGTGGGACAAGGTCAAAAGCGGCACGACCCGGTTCGATAATCTGCAAGTCGTCAACTTTTCCGAGACCGATGCGGCGGCACTGGCCAAAATGGCAAGCCGTGCCATGAAGGTTCAGGTCAATATTCAGGACGCGGAAGTGATGGTCAGCGTCAATGAAGACACCATCTATGTCACGCCAGACATCTGGAAGGGCGCAGCCTAG
- the choV gene encoding choline ABC transporter ATP-binding protein, whose amino-acid sequence MTTAVSFQNVSIVFGDAPDKALPLMDKGLSRSEIEAETGQVLGVHDCTFDVAEGETLVLMGLSGSGKSTLLRAVNGLNPVARGHVAVNDGTWSANVQECSARDLRRVRRECVSMVFQQFGLLPWRNVRDNVALALELSDVPRKERLERAEKQLALVGLDEWADRKVSELSGGMQQRVGLARALVTEAPILLMDEPFSALDPLIRARLQDELLDLQRDLRRSIIFVSHDLDEAFKLGERIAIMEGGRIVQIGTPREIFSNPASEYVADFVANMNPLGVLTARDVMGQAGGRASGDVAAETPVRDLIARLSGEDSALNVIEDAAVIGTVTPQSIVTRLQNSV is encoded by the coding sequence ATGACAACAGCAGTTTCTTTTCAGAATGTCTCGATCGTCTTCGGTGATGCACCGGACAAGGCACTCCCGTTGATGGACAAGGGGCTGAGCCGCTCGGAAATCGAGGCCGAGACCGGGCAGGTCCTGGGAGTGCATGACTGCACCTTTGATGTGGCCGAGGGGGAAACCCTCGTTTTGATGGGCCTGTCCGGTTCGGGCAAATCGACGCTCTTGCGCGCGGTGAATGGGCTGAACCCGGTGGCGCGCGGCCATGTCGCGGTGAACGATGGCACATGGTCAGCCAACGTGCAGGAGTGCTCGGCCCGCGATTTGCGCCGGGTGCGGCGCGAATGCGTGTCGATGGTCTTCCAGCAATTCGGCCTGCTGCCATGGCGCAATGTGCGCGACAACGTGGCACTGGCGCTGGAACTGTCGGATGTGCCCCGCAAGGAGCGGCTTGAGCGCGCCGAAAAGCAGCTGGCACTGGTTGGCCTCGACGAATGGGCAGACCGCAAGGTCAGCGAGCTGTCGGGCGGGATGCAGCAACGCGTCGGCCTTGCGCGGGCGCTGGTCACCGAGGCGCCGATCCTATTGATGGACGAGCCTTTCAGCGCGCTGGATCCGCTGATCCGTGCCCGGCTTCAGGACGAGTTGCTGGATCTGCAACGCGATCTCAGACGCTCAATCATCTTTGTCAGTCATGATCTCGACGAGGCGTTCAAGCTGGGCGAGCGCATTGCCATCATGGAGGGCGGGCGCATCGTGCAGATCGGCACCCCGCGCGAGATATTCTCGAACCCCGCGTCGGAGTATGTTGCCGATTTCGTTGCCAACATGAACCCGCTCGGCGTGCTGACCGCCCGCGATGTGATGGGGCAGGCGGGTGGGCGCGCCTCGGGCGATGTGGCCGCGGAAACCCCGGTGCGCGACCTGATCGCCCGGCTGAGCGGTGAGGACAGCGCCCTCAACGTGATCGAGGACGCCGCCGTCATCGGAACGGTCACCCCCCAAAGCATCGTCACGCGTTTGCAGAATTCGGTTTGA